TCGACTTTCTTCTTGTCGGATCCCTCGCTCGGGCCGCCACCGCCCAACAGCGTGGCGGCGCCGATCCCGCCGCCGGCGAGCATAAGCCCGGCCACGATCACGATGATGAGCTTCTTGCCAAGCAGGCCGCGCAGACCCGTGCCCGACGATTCGGCGGCGCCCCGCTGCGGCGCACCGGCTGACGCATTCGCCTCAGCCGCGTCGTCATGCTTTCCGTCCGCCGATTTCCACATAAGCCTTACTCGTAGTAGAAGCGTGTAAAGTACACGCTGGTTATGTGCGCCTCATCCGAACGCACACGCTGGCCCACGGCGTCGGCCAGCTCGCGCTTGAGCCGGTTGCGTTCCAGCTCCGTGTCGAGCTGCTCGGGCGTCTTGGAGCCCAGAACAGTGATGGCGGTGTCGGCCAGTTGCGCCGTACGCCGCCGCAACAGCGCAGCGAACTCGGGCGACGACGCCTCGAGGACGATCCGCACCTCGAGCCGCCGACCGGGTTCGGCCAGATTCACCGTCTGCTCATCGAGCAGGACGAGTGTGCCTTCTCCTTCCGACACACCGGCCTTCGGCCGGCCCAGAACCCCTGTGAGCAAGAAGCATGCTAGGAGGATGCCCGTCAGTGCAACTCCGCTCCCCCCAACCCAGAGCAGCTTGGCAAGCCAGCCTGCTCGCTGGGCAGTGTTGTGATCTTCGGCACTCGTAACCTGGGCGTCCTCGGGCTGCGCCTCGGCGTCGTCTTCGGCAAAGCGTTCAACCGGCATGGCTAACCTCCTCGGACTCGGCTCGGCGGCAACCCCCGGCGCGGCCGTCTCAGCCTTCCTCTTTCGAGCGTTCTTTGAACTGCGCCGGCGTAATGTCGCGTATGACGATCTCGACGCGGCGGTTCTTGGCCCGGCCGGGGAAACTGTCGTTATCGGCCACGGGCTGGTTGGGCCCATGGCCGACGGTCGAGAGCCGGCCGCCGGCGATGCCGTTCTTCTCAAAGTAGCGGAGCACGGTCAGGGCGCGCGCCGACGAGAGCTCCCACAGGTCCTGGAACTGCCCGCCGACCAAATCCTTCGTGGCCGTGTGGCCTTCTATATTGATGCAGTAGTCCATGTCGCGCAGGATCACCGCGATCTGGTAGAGCACCTCATACGAGAAACTGTCCTTGAGCTCGGCCGAATCGACGCCGAACAGGATGCGGTCCGGGATCCGGATGCGCACCTCGCGCACGTTGAGGTACGAAGTGATGATCCCGCCCAACCCAACCTGCTTGAGGCGCGAGTCGATCATCTGCTTGATACGGAACACCTCGTGCTCGGTGACCGGGTCCTGGCCGCGGACTTCCATGGCATTCTGCGTGTCGCCTGTGTCTTGCCTCTCCTCAGGGTCTTCGATCAGGTCACGCGTCCGTGCCCAGAAACCGGTGATGAACACCTCGCGGATCGATTTCTTGGCCGCCTCGAACTGCTCCTCACGGATGACCGACATCGACACGAGGAGCACGAAAAACGTCAGCAGCAGCGACATCATGTCGCCGTAAGTGACCATCCACGACGGCGCGCCCTCTTCCGGCTCCTGTTTCTTCCTGGGCGGGAGTTTAGCCTTTGCGTTCGCCACGGCTGATCTCCTCGAGCGCATTGCCGCGCTCGTTGGGCGCGATGAAGACCTGGAGCTTTTGCTCGACGATACGTGGGTTGTCGCCCGACTGAATCGCCAGGATGCCCGAGATGATGACCTCCTTGACCAGCACCTCCTGGTCGGAACGCAGCTTGAGCTTGGCCGCAATCGGCAGGAAGATCAGGTTCGCCGTGAGCGCGCCGTAGAACGTCGTGATGAGCGCAACAGCCATGCCGGGGCCGATGGCCGATGGGTCATCCATGGCCTGGAGCATCTGCACCAGGCCGATGAGCGTCCCGATCATGCCCAGCGCCGGCGCGTAGGTGGCCATGGCCTTGAACACCTGCTGGCCGAGCGTGTGGCGCTCCTCGATGTGGCTCACCTCGTTGCGGAGCACTTCCTCCATGATCTCGGGCGATGTGCCGTCGATGGCGAGCTGGAGGCTCTTGACGATGAAGGGGTCCTTGACCGTCTCGATCTCGCCCTCCAGCGCCAGGATCCCCTCGCGCCGCGCCTTCAGGGCGAAGCGCAACACAGTCTTAATGATCTCGGGGATGCTCTCGACGGTGTGGAAAAACGCCTTGCGTGTGACCGCGATGACGCCCCTGAGCTCAGCCATGGTGAAAGAGATCATCGTGGCCGCCATCGTTCCGCCGAGCACAATCATCATCGACGGTGGATGGATGAACCCACCCGCGCCCTGGCCCGAGGCGATCGCCACCCCGATGAACAGGAAGCCAAGGACCAGGCCTATGAGGGTCGTCATGTCCATCGCCTAGTACACTCCCTGTTGGACATCTGTGGCGACCGGGGCAGGCTCGGCCTCCGGACTCGGTGCGCCGGCCGGCATCGGGACGAGAATGCCCTGAGCCCGCTGCTGCCGGATCGTGTGCTGATACCCAACGAAGCGCGCGACGACCTCCTCGACGCTCTCGCGCACGTAGAACCGCTCGCCGGTGGTAAGCATGACAATCGTGTCCGGGATCGCCTCGACCGTCTTGATCAGATCCGGATTCACACGCAGTTGCTTCTTATCCAGACGCGTCAGCGTGATCATGCGCCGTCCATCCTTGGCATCAGACCGCCTGGCGGGGCGGCCCTACCTGTCTATCGCTTGAGGTTGAGCAGTTCCGTCAGCAGCTCTTCCGAGGTCGAGATCACACGCGCGTTGGCCTGATAGGCGCGTTGTGTGATGATCATGTTCGTGAACTCCTCGGCAAGGTCCACATTCGACATTTCGAGCGTGCCCTGGACGATCTTGCCGTTCGAGCCCACATTGGCCGCCGCAATGCCGGCCGGGCCCGAGTTGGGCGATTCAATGAACAGCCCACCGCCCATGTCATAGAGGCCGGCCGAGTTGTTGAAGTTGGCCAGGTAGAGCTGGGCGAGGGCCTGCTGCTCACCGTTGGAGAACACCCCGGTGAAGATGCCGTCCTGATCGACCATGAACTGTTTGAGGGTGCCCGAGGTGTAGCCGTCGCGGCCTGTCACCGTGGCCGAGGCGTCCACGTTGTACTGCGTCAGCGAGCCCTCGTCACCGAAATCAAGTGTGAGTGTGAGCGGCGTGCTCGCGCCAAGCGGCGTCCAGTCAAAGGTGAACGTGCTCGTGCCCGATATCAGGCCCGTGTTGAAAGCCAGCGTCTCGAACCCCACCGGGTCGGTGCCGGTGGCCACGTCAAGGGAGACGTCCCACATGTTGGCGTCGGTCTTGATGAAGTTGATGGTCAACGTGGTATTGCCGCCGCCGCTGTCGTAGATGTCGACCGTCGTCTGGTAGGTGCCGCCGACCTCGGCGCCGGCATCGAGGTTGCCGCCGACCGTGACGGTGGTCGTGGCCGACGGCGGCAGCGTCGAGTCATAGGGGATCCGGATGTCGCTCAGGTTGCCCGTCGACGGGATCACACCGTTGACGGCCGACAACCCCTGCACTCGGTAGCCGTTGAACGGCGAGACAAGGTAGCCGCTGTTGTCCACGCTGAAGTTTCCGGCCCGAGTGTAGCAGTTGCCCGTGCCGTCATTCAGGATGAACCAGCCGTTGCCCTCGATACTCAGGTCGGTGTCGCGGTTGGTCACCTGCGGCACGCCCTGGAGCATGTTGCGGTCGATGCTGCCAAGCGCGACGCCGAGGCCGATCTGCATCGGGTTCAGGCCGCCGACGTTGTCGCTGCCCGAAGAGGCCGACCGAATCGTCTGCAGGAGCATCTCCTTGAACGTGGCGCGAGAGCTCTTGTAGCCGACCGTGTTGACATTGGCGATGTTGTTGCCGATGACATCCATGCCGAGCTGCGAGCTCCTGAGACCCGTCAGGCCTGTGAACAATGAGCGCAACATATGTCAGGTCCTCCTTTTGTGCCGTCGTGGCGATGCGTCGCCGACGGCCCGGGCCCGGCGCCGCTCCATTGTCGCCTGGCCCCCAGTGCTCCTGCCTCCGCGCCGTAGCACCCTCTCTCCGTTCAGGGCGCACGCCGCGGCCGTTTCGCTACGGGTTCGATACGATTTCGACGATGTCCGAATAGCTGTAATGGCCGCCGTTGATGGTGACGTGGAGGCCACTGTTATTGCTGAAGGCGATGCCCTCGATTACGCCCTCCACGATACTGTGTGTGTTCGGGTGTTCGACCTTGGCGTACTGGCCCACCAGCCCGGCGGCCTCGGCCACCTCGGCGGCGCTCAGTGTGCCATCGGCCTGGCTCACCTGTCTGATGGCGTCGAGCGGGAAGCGGCCTTGGACGTCGCTGATGCGCACGTAGGTTTTTTCGTCTTCCTGCTCGACAGCCCACACGTTGCCCGACCGCTCGATACCGTTACCATCCTCGACGGTGACCTTCTTGCCGATCAGGCTGAGGGCGTACTCGACGTCGTTGGTCAGTGCATCCTGCGCGCCGTAGACCTCGACTATGTCCTCGAAGCGATAGGCGATCTCGTTGATGATGAAGTAGACGTCGCCGCCTTGGACGGTCAGCCCCGTGATCGGGCTGGTAACCAGCTCTCCGGCAACCGGGTCCATCACCTGCGCCCGCATGCCAACCATAGTGGCCGCCTGGGCAACCTTCTGGACAAAGGTTGAGTCCTCGATGAGCGAGCTCATGTTCTGCAGCTCCTCGAGCATGCTGAACTGCGCTGTCTGGGACATGAACTCGGCGTTGTTCATCGGGTTGAGTGGATCCTGGTAGCGGAGCTGCGCGACGAGCAGCTTAAGGAAGTCCTGCTTGCCGAGCGCGCGGGAATCAGTCGACGACAACGTCGCGCCGTACTGCGTCTCGTCACTGGGTGGTATGTAGTAGCTCGACGGGAGGTCCATCGTTTGCGCGTCCTTCCTGCGGCGTCTTCGCCGCCTCTACGCGATGGTGTCAATCCGTCCGTTATGAGTGCTCACGGCACGCGCCGAGGCCTCGGGCGTGGATACGGCGTCGCGGCCCGTGCGCGCATCGTCGTGCGCGCCCGCCGCCGCCCGGTCCCGCTGTTGGCCGTGGCTATCCGGATGCTTGGAGGCCCAGGACTCCGGATCGGTCTGGCTCCGCACGGACACCTCGAACCGGTCGAGGTTGAAGCCCTCGTTGCGCAGCACGGAGCGAAGCTGCGATACGTGCTGCTCGACGGCGTGACGGACCTGCTCGCTCTCGACGGCAAGCCGAGCCGACACGGTGCGCCCCTCGGTGACCAGCTCCATGCGCACTGCGCCGAGCGACGGCGGTCGGAGCTGGAGCGTGACACGCGTCTGGCCGTTTTTGACGCTGACAAGGGCGCTCTGGATCACCTGCCGGCCGATCGAACGCGCCAGCTCAATTCGCTCGCGCAGGTCAGCAGGTGCCGAGGCCGTCTGGAGCACCTGCTGGAAAACGCTCTCGAGACGCTCGGCGACCCCGGCATCGGCCGTTCCGGCGCTGTTGCCGCCGGAGCCCGATGAGCGCGCATCGAGAAGCCCGTCCCCGGCACTCCCCTTGCCGCCATCGGACACAGACTCGAGGCCTGTTACCCCGTCGGTGGAAGGCGTCAGGGCCGACGCAGACACATTGGCGACCCGCGGCGCGTCGGGTAGCGAAGTGTTATCGGCCAGAACGACGTCACGCGCTGTATCTGTGCGCGCGCCATGCGCCAACTCGTTCCCAACGCTGCGACTCGGATCGGCCTTGTGCTCACCGCTGTTGCGCTCGCTCGCCTCGGCGTGTTCAGGTGCCGGTGTGCGCGGTTGGTCCGATTCGATCTCTGCGCTGTCTGCTTCCGCGTCTGTGGCGGTCTCAGAGTTCACCTCAGATTTCGGAGGCGGTACGGCTTCGGCATTGCCGGGCACTGCCCGCTCTTCGCCGATCGCTTCGCGTGCTTGCGCCGCAACCTCGCTCGGCGCTGCGTCTGTCTGGAGCGGCGTCACGGCCGGCTCATGGGACAACTCAAGCGGCGATTCCGTGCCAGGCGCTGCCGTCCTCGCAGGTTCGGCCATCACCGGGACAGGACAGGATACGGCCTGCTGTGCCGCGCCTTGGGCTGCTGAGTTGGATCCCTCCGTCTGAGACGGCGCGTCCGTTGCGGCGGACGCTTCGGGCTCGTCGCTGTCCGTCA
This region of Verrucomicrobiota bacterium genomic DNA includes:
- a CDS encoding flagellar FlbD family protein encodes the protein MITLTRLDKKQLRVNPDLIKTVEAIPDTIVMLTTGERFYVRESVEEVVARFVGYQHTIRQQRAQGILVPMPAGAPSPEAEPAPVATDVQQGVY
- a CDS encoding flagellar hook-length control protein FliK, which encodes MTPLQTDAAPSEVAAQAREAIGEERAVPGNAEAVPPPKSEVNSETATDAEADSAEIESDQPRTPAPEHAEASERNSGEHKADPSRSVGNELAHGARTDTARDVVLADNTSLPDAPRVANVSASALTPSTDGVTGLESVSDGGKGSAGDGLLDARSSGSGGNSAGTADAGVAERLESVFQQVLQTASAPADLRERIELARSIGRQVIQSALVSVKNGQTRVTLQLRPPSLGAVRMELVTEGRTVSARLAVESEQVRHAVEQHVSQLRSVLRNEGFNLDRFEVSVRSQTDPESWASKHPDSHGQQRDRAAAGAHDDARTGRDAVSTPEASARAVSTHNGRIDTIA
- a CDS encoding MotA/TolQ/ExbB proton channel family protein, coding for MDMTTLIGLVLGFLFIGVAIASGQGAGGFIHPPSMMIVLGGTMAATMISFTMAELRGVIAVTRKAFFHTVESIPEIIKTVLRFALKARREGILALEGEIETVKDPFIVKSLQLAIDGTSPEIMEEVLRNEVSHIEERHTLGQQVFKAMATYAPALGMIGTLIGLVQMLQAMDDPSAIGPGMAVALITTFYGALTANLIFLPIAAKLKLRSDQEVLVKEVIISGILAIQSGDNPRIVEQKLQVFIAPNERGNALEEISRGERKG
- a CDS encoding flagellar motor protein MotB — translated: MANAKAKLPPRKKQEPEEGAPSWMVTYGDMMSLLLTFFVLLVSMSVIREEQFEAAKKSIREVFITGFWARTRDLIEDPEERQDTGDTQNAMEVRGQDPVTEHEVFRIKQMIDSRLKQVGLGGIITSYLNVREVRIRIPDRILFGVDSAELKDSFSYEVLYQIAVILRDMDYCINIEGHTATKDLVGGQFQDLWELSSARALTVLRYFEKNGIAGGRLSTVGHGPNQPVADNDSFPGRAKNRRVEIVIRDITPAQFKERSKEEG
- a CDS encoding flagellar hook protein FlgE; its protein translation is MLRSLFTGLTGLRSSQLGMDVIGNNIANVNTVGYKSSRATFKEMLLQTIRSASSGSDNVGGLNPMQIGLGVALGSIDRNMLQGVPQVTNRDTDLSIEGNGWFILNDGTGNCYTRAGNFSVDNSGYLVSPFNGYRVQGLSAVNGVIPSTGNLSDIRIPYDSTLPPSATTTVTVGGNLDAGAEVGGTYQTTVDIYDSGGGNTTLTINFIKTDANMWDVSLDVATGTDPVGFETLAFNTGLISGTSTFTFDWTPLGASTPLTLTLDFGDEGSLTQYNVDASATVTGRDGYTSGTLKQFMVDQDGIFTGVFSNGEQQALAQLYLANFNNSAGLYDMGGGLFIESPNSGPAGIAAANVGSNGKIVQGTLEMSNVDLAEEFTNMIITQRAYQANARVISTSEELLTELLNLKR
- a CDS encoding flagellar basal body-associated FliL family protein, translated to MPVERFAEDDAEAQPEDAQVTSAEDHNTAQRAGWLAKLLWVGGSGVALTGILLACFLLTGVLGRPKAGVSEGEGTLVLLDEQTVNLAEPGRRLEVRIVLEASSPEFAALLRRRTAQLADTAITVLGSKTPEQLDTELERNRLKRELADAVGQRVRSDEAHITSVYFTRFYYE